In Candidatus Manganitrophus morganii, the genomic window GTTCCGCCGAAGCCGAAGGAGTTGGAGAGGGCCACATTCACATCGGCCTTCCGCGCCTGATGGGGGACGTAGTCGAGATCGCAGAGAGGATCGGGATGGTCGAGGTTGATCGTCGGGGGAAGAATGCCGTCCCGAAGGGCGAGGATGCTGAAGACCGCCTCGATCCCGCCGGCGGCGCCGAGAAGATGGCCGGTCATCGATTTGGTGGCGCTGATCGGAATGCGGCCGATCGCCTCGCCGAAGACTGTTTTCATTGCCCTCGTTTCGATCGCATCGGCCATGGTGGAGGTGGCGTGGGCGTTGATATAGCCGACCTCGCCCGGCTGAATCCCGGCGTCTTTCAAGGCGAGCCGCATGCAGCGCGCCGCCCCTTCTCCCTCTTCCGAAGGCGCGGTGATGTGATACGCATCGGCCGACATGCCGTATCCGACGATCTCGGCGTAAATGCGGGCGCCGCGGCGACGCGCACTTTCAAGTTCCTCCAAAACAAGGATGCCGGAGCCCTCGCCCAGGACGAACCCGTCCCGATCTTTGTCGAACGGGCGGCTCGCCCGCTTGGGATCATCGTTTCGTGTGGAGAGGGCGCGGGAGGAAGAAAAACCCGCGACGGAGAGAGGGGTGATCGCCGCTTCGGTTCCGCCGGCGATCATGACATCGGCATCCCCGCGCTGGATCAATCGAAAGGCGTCCCCGATGCAGTTGTTCCCGGTGGCGCAAGCGGTCACCGCGCAGGAGTTCGGCCCTTTGGCGCCGAATCGGATGGCGATCTGGCCGGGGGCAAGGTTGATGATCGACATCGGGATGAAGAACGGGGTGACCCGCTTCGGTCCTTTTTCGAGAAGGACTTTGTGCCACGCTTCGATTGCGTTGAGCCCCCCGATGCCCGATCCGACGTAGACGCCGACCCGCTCCGCATTCTCGGGGGTCACCTTCAAGCCGGAATCATCCATCGCCATCTGGCCGCCGGCGATCGCATAGTGGATGAAGGTGTCCATCTTCTTGATCTCTTTCCCGTCGATATAATCGGCGGGATTGAAATCGTTGACCTGGGCGGCGATTTGGCAAGGGTAGTCCGCTGGATCAAATCGGGTAATCCGACCGACACCCGACTCTCCGGAAAGGAGGGCCTTCCATGTCTTCTCCACCCCCACGCCGAGCGGGGTTACCGCCCCCAAACCGGTCACCACAACCCTTCTACTCAGAAACTCACCCCCTTACTTAAAAAATAAAGCTGCGTCGGGCCACAGAACCGGACCCAACCCGATAAAGCGTTCCGAACAACGACTATACTTTCTCTTTGATGTAGTCGATTGCATTCTGAACGGTGAGGATTTTTTCCGCATCTTCGTCCGGAATTTCAATCCCGAACTCCTCTTCGAACGCCATCACCAGTTCGACGGTATCCAAAGAGTCGGCCCCGAGATCCTCGACGAAGGAGGCTTCCGGAGTCACATCCTCATCTTCCAAACCCAACTGCTCCGAAATGATTTTTTTAACACGCTCTTCGACTGCCAACGCTTTCCTCCTTATAGATTGAGTAGAACACTCAATGGTCTTGATTGTCTTACTGGAAAGAGAACCCTCGGGTCCCTTATCCACCCATATACATGCCGCCGTTGACATGAAGCACCTGGCCGGTCATGTAGCCTGCGCGATCCGAAGCCAAAAAGACCACCGCGTTCGCGATATCCGAAGGACTTCCCAGACGCGCCAACGGGATCTGCTTCATCAAATTCTCTTTTACCTCGGCGGAAAGGACCGCCGTCATGGCGGTATCGATAAATCCGGGGGCGACCGCGTTTACCGTGATGCCGCGGCCGGCATATTCCCGCGCCACCGTTTTGGTTAAACCGATGACCGCCGCTTTCGATGCCGCGTAATTCGCTTGTCCCGCATTTCCGATGACGCCGACGATGGAGGAGATGTTGATGATTCTTCCCCGACGCTGCTTCGACATCGAAGAGAGAACCGCCTTCATGCAGTGGTACGTTCCCTTGAGGTTGACCGAGAGAACCGCGTCCCAGTCTTCATCCTTCATCCGGAGCAGGAGGGTATCGCGGGTGATGCCGGCATTGTTGACCAGGATATCGATTTTTCCCCACTGCGAAACAACCGAATCGACCATCGCCTTCACTTCTTCACCGCGGGCGACGTTGGCCTGGACCGCCATCGCTTTTTTCCCCTGTGCGTTCAGCTCGGCAACGGTTTTCTCCGCCGTTTCGCGATTGATGTCGGAGACTACCACACTCGCGCCGCAATCCGCAAGAAGTCCGACGATCGACTTTCCGATCCCCTGCGCCCCTCCGGTGACCAGCGCGACATTCCCCTGCAGATCGATGAAATCCCCCATTATTTCTCCAAAAGCTCCTTCACCTTCTCAACGCCGGCGGCATCTTCCGCGTTCGCCGTCGAGAGCCGGCGATCGATCCGCTTCAGCAGTCCCGACAAGACCCGTCCCGGCCCGACCTCGATGAAGAGATCAACCCCGTCTTCCCGCATCCGCTGGATCGTCTCCTCCCATAAAAGCGGGGAAGAGAGCTGATCAATCAGACCCGCTTTCGCCTCACTCCACGTCGTGATCTTCTTCGCCTGGAGATTGTTGATCAGGGGAACGTCGAGATCGCGACCCTGAACTTTCTCCAACTCCGCGGCGAGACGGCGGCAAGCCTCTTTCATCATCGGCGAGTGGGAAGGAACACTCACGGCGAGCGCGATGGCCCGCTTCGCCCCCCGCTCCTGCGCCAGCGCCATTCCCCGCTGGACGGCATTCGACTCGCCGGCGATCACGATCTGGTCGGGGGCGTTGTAATTCGCGGCGGTCACCCGGCCGGTTTCGTTGGAGGCCTTCTCACAAACCTCTTCGACACGCTTCCGATCGAGCCCGAGAAGGGCCGCCATTCCCCCTTCCCCCTTCGGCACCGCTTCCTGCATGAAGCGGCCCCGCTGCTGGACCAATCGGACCGCCGCTGCAAAGGGGAGCGCTCCGGAGACGACCAACGCCGTGTATTCCCCCAGGCTATGTCCGGAGACGACCGTTGCCTTTTGAAGCGGTGCTCCGAGGCAGCGCCAAGCGGCGATGCTGGAGACGAGAAGGGCCGGCTGTGTATACTCGGTCTGATTCAGCTTCTCTTCCGGACCTTCGAAGCAGAGCCGGCTGATCTCCCATCCCAACGCGCGATCGGCTTCGGTAAAGGTTTCCCGCGCCGTCTCAAACCGGTCGCAGAGATCTTTTCCCATTCCGACATACTGCGATCCCTGCCCGGGAAAGAGAAATGCGATCGCCATCTATCGGCTCACCGCTGCGCCTGAGCCGCGGCGGCAGAGGATTCGCTTATCGGGATATGAGAAGACAAAAATCATTTCAGTCCAATGATATTGATCAAAAAGAAACGTGAAGTCAACAAAAAATTTCCGATAAATCACTCGGGATTTTCTGAAAAAAGAAGCGGTCAATCGACGATAAACTCGCCCCCGTCGACGGCGATGACATTTCCGGTAATCCACTGCGCCTTGGAATGGGAGAGAAGCGCGATCACCCCTGCCGCATCTTCCGGGGTGGTAAGGCGTCCCATCGGATTTCTCGCCTTGGCCATCTTGATCATCTCTTCATGCCCCGGAATTTTGCGAAGGGCGGGGGTATCGGTCACCCCGGCCCGGATGGCATTCACCGCGATCCCTATTGGTCCGAGTTCGAGGGCGAGCTGGCGAACGTGCGATTCGAGCGCCGATTTGGCGGCGGAGACGGCGCCGTAACTTCTCCAGACGCGCGCGCTGCCGGCCGACGTCATGGCGAAGATCCGTCCGCCGTCCGCCATGAAACCGCGCGCCACCAGATCTTGCGACCAGTAAACGAGGCTGTTGGCCATCACATCGAGCGTCATCTCCATCTGCGCCTGCGCGATCGCCTCGCTCGGCGAGTCGGCGATAAGCGGTTTAAGCGTCCCGAACGCCAGCGAATGAACCAGGACCCGGATGCGTGATCGTTCCGGTCCCGTGGAGAGAGTCTTCTCAATTTCATCGAGGACCGCTTTGCGCTTTTCGAGATCGGCCGCGTTCACGTTGAAGAAGACCGCCTGGCGTCCCTTCTCTTTGATCCGGGAGGTAATCCGATCGACGTTGGCGAGGGTTCCTTTGCGATCGAGGTGAACACCGAAGATGTTCAGCCCCGCATCGGCCAGTTCCAAGGCACAGGCTTCTCCAAAACCGCTGGAGGCCCCCAGAATCAGCGCCCATCCATTTAGAAATTGTCCGTTCACCCTATCCTCCATAAAAAGAGAATTACCATCTCACCAAAGAAGCGCCCCACGTCAGGCCCCCTCCAAACGCCAGGAAGAGGAGCATGTCGCCCTTTTTGATCCGGCCTTCCCGAACCGCTTCATCCAGTGCGAGGGGAATCGACGCCGCTGAAGTATTCCCATAACGATCGAGATTAATCACCACCCGTTCCATCGGCAGTTGAAGGCGATCGGCCACCGCGCGGATGATGCGAAGGTTGGCCTGATGCGGAACCAAAAAGGAGACGTCCGACGGCAGGAAGTCATTCGCCCGAAGGGCCTCCCAGGCGACCTCTTCCAGGCTCCGGACGGCAACCTTGAAGGTCTCATTTCCCTTCATCT contains:
- the fabF gene encoding beta-ketoacyl-ACP synthase II, encoding MTGLGAVTPLGVGVEKTWKALLSGESGVGRITRFDPADYPCQIAAQVNDFNPADYIDGKEIKKMDTFIHYAIAGGQMAMDDSGLKVTPENAERVGVYVGSGIGGLNAIEAWHKVLLEKGPKRVTPFFIPMSIINLAPGQIAIRFGAKGPNSCAVTACATGNNCIGDAFRLIQRGDADVMIAGGTEAAITPLSVAGFSSSRALSTRNDDPKRASRPFDKDRDGFVLGEGSGILVLEELESARRRGARIYAEIVGYGMSADAYHITAPSEEGEGAARCMRLALKDAGIQPGEVGYINAHATSTMADAIETRAMKTVFGEAIGRIPISATKSMTGHLLGAAGGIEAVFSILALRDGILPPTINLDHPDPLCDLDYVPHQARKADVNVALSNSFGFGGTNATIIFRKYQES
- the acpP gene encoding acyl carrier protein, yielding MAVEERVKKIISEQLGLEDEDVTPEASFVEDLGADSLDTVELVMAFEEEFGIEIPDEDAEKILTVQNAIDYIKEKV
- the fabG gene encoding 3-oxoacyl-[acyl-carrier-protein] reductase is translated as MGDFIDLQGNVALVTGGAQGIGKSIVGLLADCGASVVVSDINRETAEKTVAELNAQGKKAMAVQANVARGEEVKAMVDSVVSQWGKIDILVNNAGITRDTLLLRMKDEDWDAVLSVNLKGTYHCMKAVLSSMSKQRRGRIINISSIVGVIGNAGQANYAASKAAVIGLTKTVAREYAGRGITVNAVAPGFIDTAMTAVLSAEVKENLMKQIPLARLGSPSDIANAVVFLASDRAGYMTGQVLHVNGGMYMGG
- the fabD gene encoding ACP S-malonyltransferase, giving the protein MAIAFLFPGQGSQYVGMGKDLCDRFETARETFTEADRALGWEISRLCFEGPEEKLNQTEYTQPALLVSSIAAWRCLGAPLQKATVVSGHSLGEYTALVVSGALPFAAAVRLVQQRGRFMQEAVPKGEGGMAALLGLDRKRVEEVCEKASNETGRVTAANYNAPDQIVIAGESNAVQRGMALAQERGAKRAIALAVSVPSHSPMMKEACRRLAAELEKVQGRDLDVPLINNLQAKKITTWSEAKAGLIDQLSSPLLWEETIQRMREDGVDLFIEVGPGRVLSGLLKRIDRRLSTANAEDAAGVEKVKELLEK
- a CDS encoding SDR family oxidoreductase, whose translation is MNGQFLNGWALILGASSGFGEACALELADAGLNIFGVHLDRKGTLANVDRITSRIKEKGRQAVFFNVNAADLEKRKAVLDEIEKTLSTGPERSRIRVLVHSLAFGTLKPLIADSPSEAIAQAQMEMTLDVMANSLVYWSQDLVARGFMADGGRIFAMTSAGSARVWRSYGAVSAAKSALESHVRQLALELGPIGIAVNAIRAGVTDTPALRKIPGHEEMIKMAKARNPMGRLTTPEDAAGVIALLSHSKAQWITGNVIAVDGGEFIVD